The proteins below are encoded in one region of Metallibacterium scheffleri:
- a CDS encoding acetylglutamate kinase — protein sequence MASAREIQQYLKRFSELDAKRFAVVKVGGAILRDELPELASSLGFLQQVGLTPIVLHGAGPQLDEELAAAGIEKQTIDGLRVTSAPALGIVRRVFQQQNLRLVEALQAMDTRATSVLSGVFSARYLDRERYGMVGKVERVDLAPIEASLRAGSIPVLASLGETDEGQILNVNADFAANELVRALQPYKIIFLTGTGGLLDDHGKVIDSINLSTDYEPLLRQPWINGGMRVKIEQIADLLNALPLTSSVSITRPAELAKELFTHKGSGTLVRRGEKVLRFDDWNGVDRARLRTLIESSFGRVLVPDYFERVQPVCVYVSENYRAAMILTREGEMTYLDKFAVLDAAQGEGLGRAIWQVMRAGHPRLFWRSRHGNPVNPFYYAESDGSYKQPRWKVFWYGIHDFATIERCVAHCAQRPATLAD from the coding sequence ATGGCCAGCGCGCGCGAGATCCAGCAATACCTCAAGCGCTTCTCGGAGCTGGATGCCAAGCGCTTTGCCGTGGTCAAGGTCGGCGGTGCGATCCTGCGCGACGAGTTGCCCGAGCTGGCGTCCTCGCTGGGTTTCCTGCAGCAGGTCGGACTGACGCCGATCGTGCTGCACGGCGCCGGTCCGCAGCTCGATGAGGAACTCGCCGCCGCCGGCATCGAGAAGCAGACGATCGATGGCCTGCGCGTGACCAGCGCGCCGGCGCTGGGCATCGTGCGGCGCGTGTTCCAGCAGCAGAACCTGCGCCTGGTCGAGGCGTTGCAAGCGATGGATACGCGCGCCACCTCGGTGCTGTCCGGCGTATTCAGCGCGCGCTATCTGGATCGCGAACGCTACGGCATGGTCGGCAAGGTCGAGCGCGTGGACCTGGCGCCGATCGAGGCCAGCCTGCGCGCCGGCTCGATCCCGGTGCTGGCCAGCCTGGGCGAGACCGACGAGGGCCAGATCCTCAACGTCAATGCCGATTTCGCCGCCAACGAGCTGGTGCGCGCGCTGCAGCCCTACAAGATCATCTTCCTCACCGGCACCGGCGGGTTGCTGGACGACCACGGCAAGGTGATCGACTCGATCAACCTGTCCACCGATTACGAGCCGTTGCTGCGTCAGCCGTGGATCAACGGCGGCATGCGCGTCAAGATCGAGCAGATCGCCGACCTGCTCAATGCGCTGCCGCTGACCTCGTCGGTGTCGATCACGCGTCCGGCCGAACTGGCCAAGGAGCTGTTCACGCACAAGGGCTCCGGCACGCTCGTGCGGCGCGGCGAGAAGGTGCTGCGTTTCGATGACTGGAACGGCGTGGACCGCGCGCGGCTGCGCACGCTGATCGAGTCCAGCTTCGGCCGCGTGCTGGTGCCGGATTACTTTGAGCGCGTGCAGCCGGTTTGTGTCTACGTGAGCGAGAACTACCGCGCCGCGATGATCCTCACCCGCGAGGGCGAGATGACCTACCTCGACAAGTTCGCCGTGCTCGATGCCGCGCAGGGCGAGGGCCTGGGCCGCGCCATCTGGCAGGTGATGCGCGCCGGGCATCCGCGCCTGTTCTGGCGCTCGCGCCACGGCAATCCGGTCAATCCGTTCTATTACGCCGAGTCCGACGGCAGCTATAAACAGCCGCGCTGGAAGGTGTTCTGGTACGGCATCCACGACTTTGCCACCATCGAACGTTGCGTGGCGCACTGCGCGCAGCGTCCGG
- a CDS encoding acetylornithine deacetylase — MRCDPALLDEVLAHLRALVACDTRNPPRAIDGGGIFAYLQQQLPGFACTLTDHGAGAVSLLAVRGTPRLLFNVHLDTVPDAPQWSASPFALRVTADRAIGLGACDIKGAAAALVAAATHSDGACAFLFTSDEEANDARCVPAFLRAHSPARVQGLVSRIPTFNAVIVAEPTHGEVVLAHRGISSVLLRFAGVAGHASAVQQASSSAVHQALRWGARALDWVDTQAHQRFAGLTGLRFNIGRIEGGIKANVIAPGCELRCGLRPLPSMDTDAVLAQLQALADPAPAHFEETFRGPSLPAGDIAEAEARRLAARDLADELGLPVGNAVDFWTEAALFSQAGCTSFVFGPGDIAQAHSADEWVALDQLAGYAARVHAIIDRGLA, encoded by the coding sequence ATGAGGTGCGACCCTGCACTGCTCGACGAAGTGCTCGCGCATCTGCGCGCGCTGGTCGCTTGCGACACGCGCAATCCGCCGCGCGCCATCGACGGCGGCGGCATCTTCGCGTATCTGCAGCAGCAACTGCCCGGCTTCGCCTGCACGCTGACCGATCACGGCGCCGGCGCCGTGAGTCTGTTGGCGGTGCGCGGCACGCCGCGGCTGTTGTTCAACGTGCATCTGGACACGGTGCCCGATGCGCCGCAGTGGAGCGCCAGTCCCTTCGCGCTGCGTGTGACCGCAGACCGCGCCATCGGCCTGGGTGCCTGCGACATCAAGGGCGCGGCGGCGGCGCTGGTGGCCGCGGCGACACACAGCGACGGCGCCTGCGCGTTCCTGTTCACCAGCGACGAAGAAGCCAACGATGCGCGCTGCGTGCCGGCGTTCCTGCGTGCGCATTCGCCTGCCCGAGTCCAGGGTCTAGTGTCCCGAATTCCTACTTTCAATGCCGTGATCGTCGCCGAGCCCACGCACGGCGAGGTGGTGCTGGCGCATCGCGGCATCAGTTCGGTGCTGCTGCGTTTCGCCGGCGTGGCGGGTCATGCGTCGGCCGTGCAGCAGGCCTCCAGCAGCGCCGTGCACCAAGCCTTGCGCTGGGGCGCGCGCGCGCTGGACTGGGTGGACACGCAAGCGCACCAGCGTTTCGCCGGGCTCACCGGGCTGCGCTTCAACATCGGCCGCATCGAAGGCGGCATCAAGGCCAACGTGATCGCACCCGGTTGCGAGCTGCGCTGCGGGTTGCGCCCGCTGCCTTCGATGGATACCGATGCCGTCCTCGCGCAGTTGCAGGCGCTGGCCGATCCCGCGCCCGCGCACTTCGAGGAAACCTTCCGTGGCCCATCACTGCCCGCGGGTGACATCGCCGAGGCCGAGGCGCGGCGCCTGGCCGCGCGCGATCTGGCCGACGAACTGGGTCTGCCGGTGGGCAACGCGGTGGACTTCTGGACCGAGGCCGCGCTGTTCTCGCAGGCGGGCTGCACCAGCTTCGTGTTCGGCCCCGGCGACATCGCCCAGGCGCACAGCGCCGATGAATGGGTGGCGCTGGATCAGCTTGCGGGTTACGCCGCGCGCGTGCATGCCATCATCGATCGGGGGCTCGCCTGA